The proteins below are encoded in one region of Paenarthrobacter ilicis:
- a CDS encoding metallopeptidase family protein: MPANLPPGLPIVPEGDLPSSRLSDHTPGGPFRMSAEDFEAAVSDALQLIPPKAAGAMDNVAVFIEDDYVPKPGEDPDTVLLGLYEGVPLTERDSWWEAGSLPDRITIFRQPILDICSTRQEVIDEVAITVVHEIAHHFGIDDDRLHELGWG, translated from the coding sequence ATGCCCGCGAACCTTCCTCCCGGCCTTCCGATTGTTCCCGAAGGAGATTTGCCGTCGTCCAGGCTCTCCGACCACACTCCGGGCGGGCCCTTCAGGATGTCCGCCGAGGACTTCGAGGCAGCTGTCAGTGATGCGCTGCAGCTGATCCCGCCCAAGGCCGCAGGCGCCATGGACAACGTGGCGGTCTTTATTGAAGACGACTACGTGCCCAAACCAGGGGAAGACCCGGACACTGTCCTCCTGGGACTTTACGAAGGTGTCCCCCTGACCGAGCGCGACTCGTGGTGGGAAGCAGGATCATTGCCGGACAGGATCACCATCTTCCGCCAGCCCATCCTGGACATCTGCAGCACCCGGCAGGAAGTCATCGACGAAGTAGCGATCACCGTGGTGCACGAGATTGCCCACCACTTCGGCATAGATGACGACCGCTTGCATGAGCTCGGCTGGGGATAG